A region of Epinephelus moara isolate mb chromosome 15, YSFRI_EMoa_1.0, whole genome shotgun sequence DNA encodes the following proteins:
- the xirp2a gene encoding xin actin-binding repeat-containing protein 2 isoform X1, producing MEIQSGNGEEVASAVSATSGYVSRSPSGPQVEASNEPVLREDLQAAKRIERFDIPLDNLKRMFEKPAAANTEVTTVHTSSPKRVKSGSLTQADPSTHQTMASPKDTTLSADRHTPGAEDQEDEPVSVKERLAMYQAAVSKKETSSSSSAAVMDESEACSLPGGLASVKRQFENQEFASSSSQSSVTQYHFEQRSVQEMSSSSEVTVRSSTREVVPSTTLFHNQQEVIHDQRVHQNNVAASYGNHYNETVMLVGGEDLPKVSTQALKQQYEKTIEEAAPAKEIKVDVDFNQFQWAPVNQSKASTMTSYDTSSTLKTATASSVASASSVAYEMTDHFPPPPSNLLQETPDYVSSQLQVPASQHKHTGAKEQYFKHKSTAELKRLYKHIHPEVRKNLEEDFMSQLTEAEQKDMESEEIVGEVQQACYMFENDGNGSSECSSPDRESVEWDEILKGEVQSMRWMFENKPLDSIKDDTPDEDEGRNIAQQEIIAGKDVRYTAWMFETKPMDALGTEASDSTEQSQKSTDLARGDVRTATWLFETQPLDYLNKIYQEDEQETDVAITKSITGGDVKTARYLFETQHLDSLGKTETIEESHFLNLKSELEEIKGDVKTTTRMFETQPMCVIRGDSGEMLEITTIRREETEKGDVKTSRWMFETQPLDIINKDPATVKLICSISMEDNIQGGVNKGRWLFETKTLDTIKDEEWESSKKQKEDIIGADVRKHCLVFETQSMDTLKDNSNARPLPTEEIVGGDVRSAKHLFETIPMENLKELPEVGKLKKMVASEEEKGDVRHQKWVFESQPLENIREEKKEITRTVNVEAVDKGDVTNYKERFESMDLSKCEGTQKIQVEGVTSGSVKSNRVLFESTPMYAMQDSSGHYHEVKTVRREEIVKGDVRSCRWMFETRPIDEFDESINKFQIIKGISKQEVESGDVKTAKWLFETQPLDTIKCLGDEEHKTKEDIEIEKGDVKTCRWLFETQPMDVLYEKVEKSEADVKEVQKGDVKTCTWLFETQTLDNIRDHTESETILKACTVNQDDVQGKDVRLARFLFETENLENITGEDSGSFRRVTEIDIQSGDVSRMKYIFENRSTDIMSSTSEETMQRLKTQQAEDIQKGNVVNCTWMFENQPMDAIRDDSTETRESRTVTDVQGGNVDKGRFIFETYSLDQIKEESTETDISKLTSIFRDEVERGDVKNYTMMFETQPLYAICDKEGHYHEVTTVTKEEIIRGDVVGARWLFETKPLDSIRDSEEVYVIKAVTEEGINKGDVSSARWRFETQPLDEITEDIKVRSKTVADIQGGDVKTNKQRFETDEMSQKYIRTVSVSEIQKGDVRSATWMFETRTIDEIRGEGTEYDGMEKVTKEEVMKGDVKQSVWLFEKQPLDSIKETDGTELVVTKEEIPQADVKTTTWLFETTPFHNFNESSMEKTEIIGKSIKETLQELYSQKMVDSQGVLIEADEIGDVRMAKYKLMNQEAPQIQKEEIIRGDLSNIMMNLLNRRESTERGITIDREERGNINTTVKQLFNQEKGINVEKEEIVRGDIQEAVNKLLKTEGSSKRGILIQEDEKGDVRMTIYSLLNKGERASTEREDIVQGNVSKTLHRLLSNSGGEDSKKIKVADTERGNVSFYSTCIESGALDYLKQLQYEPDEAQEKVEKERIIGGDVHETKILLRKNQQQIGRTVAEDDIVPGDVHSNVKVFMTQPAVTFKNLEKKDIVKGDLSAALDSLTQAINQKVVIEKEEVVKGDIPTTLRSLEEAQHLAKEVEKPEIIRGDIRGALESLEKSATTNTEATIEDLVPGDIKGTLKSLEEAKQAVKEVEKEEILRGDIHTAMQSLQEASSEKKTYQHQVSEQGDVKATIQLLLEPTTSPKMQRRGSIEGDVKTSIKCLYEGQETTQLEKEEVVKGDVQGAIKNLMQRKQYSNTKRSHSSKKAKVPVKHPLTVKQAEHECLHEAKIESVAVNPAPAVKKLSQSGESQRHTQRHNESKSVRTQVITQEDHSVTVAKTDNPTGASQHKSMKEQKQKALPPQKIQAPKPIMIKNKQMTNNDQTETKAADVNVMKEVQNTSQTSTSNRQICETKTIKQMQTTVMEKTVMQKQSVSEQKQTENKALTQKHNMKNMKGDYRNLDMRGKGVVKKAKPEIHFPPPPSSPPPPSESELSLPPPPSPLLDSPVPPPSIMRQDSDLPPPPPPPPMECKSEPEFFPPPPPPPPPPTESGQDFLPPPPSQQELNAMPQPPPAKLGKPIGKPLFKVPKQPETPKQHIQVKPKWQKKQPTPSPPPPPPPPPPQLPSDQAETVSTERKEGAKVQEVKKETTKQIEISKQSESTAVSMTKIPSIPAVKPMQRESPQPPKKVFVPPIKLPPTPEPTPASKPRPYARKFKTPLMLAEERYRQQLEKQEEGRSNVTTPTTPPINASPELSVTQKTEKEVVTEETKAKTEEVKTVSKEGTSPGKKTPSQIPLSKPLISVENKKSASASSNVSLDKKHVASQHSSEKVLASTDVVKKSQTAPKNQAVSVSKSNREASNIEVQSCSNVVTSSVTEQQQFIKKSSTRSIAATQSAVQENVNLQSESAVTLKAEDVKNINAPLTQEGKMSPSQPTKIPKVTPSFKVKTFKMPAEKKEEKCDSAMKSEMHLQQEKSNVSQKSETKVSQESSQLTSARTEVTTEMKGKEKKSHVTPPVKEAEVEVHVKKGKQLQKNETELKLSPSVTALIPKVAKITSAATHQGQGHVSVSHSQQSMTAEHIQKHEEVVVTESVVQKSFQKQEAVQMQKQIKVQAAETNKMQIKAVKSKGESKDVAVQGKGKMAHKDEAHSEEITDLEKCNVMQKLLAQIKELEGTPSKIDSNAVRMIISELPDWAMGSDEKKNLSEIAKQQSKKKLREMMVYVKNIFQAKLTFLEETLTAVEKQGTAKDEPPAPPPPPPKPDNRVFSGAKISKISIGSSKSEKKVAEEKKSPQERKVHQELSEAPDQRVSSPLASIRTPSPTFISIESRKVDSPLRVTPSPPPYKSVGTPPPPPRKSYTPTSTFSRATPSPTLSRSEKLMKLRDTTSKLSRGVTPPPPMPVPEFFERERSSPFSDRGTPVERDERGSVDVAEMVDSMMTVRDKKSFFEEAQKAEVSKMYMRKDPIDIPERLGPDTEEATETVTIDILKEDLPRVDLSKLVNKFESPRPKVYTRKDPIVITERLGSDTEDAEAEPPKTDEIPSFNVKAIKYVFETGEHSSQAARELREQIERREPEPAHSEPVGHSETTAVTEQFCSIDDFGNMTSGTMSEMHSGSSLTRGNPPSYADVVRGAVPTVAVPPEASTEELLRNFQQSWAESQGVFQNLGFSVTEQRTSQIVTHQQQTVMTENSSSRVRTVQGVSEEGVPDGVADRGQTKLP from the exons GAAATGTCTAGCTCCTCGGAGGTGACAGTGAGAAGCAGCACCAGAGAGGTCGTCCCCAGCACCACCCTCTTTCACAATCAGCAAGAG GTGATCCACGATCAAAGAGTCCACCAGAACAATGTCGCCGCCAGTTACGGGAACCATTACAATGAAACAG TTATGCTCGTTGGAGGAGAGGACCTACCAAAGGTTTCCACTCAGGCTTTGAAGCAGCAGTATGAAAAAACGATTGAGGAAGCCGCACCAGCTAAGGAAATTAAG GTTGATGTGGATTTCAACCAGTTTCAATGGGCACCAGTAAATCAGTCCAAAGCTTCAACCATGACAAGTTATGACACCTCCTCCACATTAAAGACTGCCACTGCCTCCTCAGTAGCATCTGCCTCTTCAGTGGCTTATGAGATGACAGACCATTTTCCGCCCCCGCCCTCCAACCTCTTACAGGAAACCCCTGACTACGTCTCTTCCCAGCTTCAGGTGCCAGCCTCCCAGCATAAGCACACTGGTGCAAAGGAGCAGTACTTTAAACACAAGAGTACAGCTGAACTAAAGCGCCTCTACAAGCATATTCATCCAGAGGTCCGCAAGAACCTGGAAGAAGACTTCATGAGTCAGCTCACTGAGGCAGAACAGAAGGATATGGAAAGTGAGGAAATAGTGGGAGAAGTCCAGCAGGCATGCTATATGTTTGAAAATGACGGCAATGGCTCGAGCGAGTGTTCAAGCCCTGACAGAGAGTCCGTGGAATGGGATGAGATCCTTAAAGGTGAAGTGCAGTCCATGCGCTGGATGTTCGAGAACAAGCCACTAGATTCGATTAAAGACGACACCCCAGATGAGGACGAGGGGAGGAATATTGCCCAGCAGGAAATCATTGCTGGCAAAGATGTCAGGTACACAGCTTGGATGTTTGAGACTAAGCCCATGGATGCTCTGGGGACAGAGGCTTCTGATTCGACTGAGCAGTCACAAAAATCGACTGATCTTGCTAGAGGAGACGTCCGCACTGCCACGTGGCTTTTCGAGACGCAGCCGCTTGATTATCTAAATAAGATCTACCAAGAAGACGAGCAGGAGACAGATGTTGCCATCACCAAAAGCATCACCGGTGGAGATGTAAAAACTGCGAGATATCTCTTTGAGACCCAGCATCTGGATTCCTTGGGTAAAACAGAAACCATAGAGGAGAGCCACTTCCTGAACCTGAAGTCTGAGCTGGAAGAAATCAAAGGGGATGTGAAGACAACCACTCGCATGTTTGAGACCCAGCCTATGTGTGTCATTAGAGGGGATTCGGGAGAGATGCTGGAGATCACCACCATCcgcagggaggagacagagaaaggagaCGTCAAGACATCACGCTGGATGTTTGAAACCCAGCCTCTGGATATTATTAACAAAGACCCTGCAACGGTGAAGCTGATATGTAGTATATCCATGGAGGACAACATTCAAGGCGGCGTCAACAAAGGTAGATGGTTGTTTGAGACAAAAACTCTTGATACCATTAAGGATGAGGAATGGGAGAGTTCCAAGAAGCAAAAGGAAGACATAATTGGTGCTGATGTAAGAAAGCACTGTCTGGTTTTTGAGACTCAGTCTATGGATACTCTGAAAGACAACTCCAATGCCAGACCTTTACCTACAGAGGAGATTGTAGGAGGCGATGTTCGATCAGCCAAGCATCTGTTTGAAACAATACCCATGGAAAATCTGAAAGAACTCCCTGAAGTAGGAAAACTTAAGAAAATGGTTGCATCTGAAGAAGAAAAGGGTGACGTGAGGCATCAAAAGTGGGTCTTTGAGAGCCAGCCTCTGGAGAATATaagggaggagaagaaggagattACAAGAACTGTGAATGTTGAAGCTGTCGACAAAGGGGATGTGACAAACTATAAAGAAAGGTTTGAAAGCATGGATTTAAGTAAGTGTGAAGGAACACAGAAAATTCAAGTTGAAGGCGTCACGAGTGGATCTGTCAAATCCAACAGAGTTCTATTTGAATCTACCCCCATGTATGCCATGCAAGACAGCTCCGGCCATTACCACGAGGTGAAGACTGTGAGGCGAGAGGAGATTGTGAAGGGAGATGTGCGCAGCTGCAGGTGGATGTTTGAAACACGTCCTATTGATGAGTTTGATGAAAGCATCAATAAGTTTCAGATCATTAAAGGTATATCCAAGCAGGAGGTTGAGTCAGGGGACGTCAAAACAGCCAAGTGGTTGTTTGAAACTCAACCACTTGATACCATTAAATGTTTGGGGGATGAAGAACATAAAACTAAGGAAGATATTGAAATTGAGAAAGGGGATGTCAAGACTTGCAGGTGGCTATTTGAGACTCAACCGATGGATGTTCTGTATGAAAAGGTGGAGAAGAGCGAGGCTGACGTCAAAGAAGTGCAAAAAGGTGACGTGAAAACGTGCACTTGGCTCTTTGAGACCCAGACGCTTGACAACATACGCGATCACACAGAGTCTGAGACCATTCTGAAAGCCTGCACTGTAAACCAAGACGATGTCCAAGGAAAAGATGTGCGGCTGGCCCGCTTCCTGTTTGAAACCGAGAACCTGGAAAATATCACAGGTGAGGATAGTGGCTCTTTCAGGAGGGTTACGGAAATCGACATCCAGTCAGGCGATGTTTCCAGGATGAAGTACATCTTTGAGAATCGCTCCACCGACATTATGAGTTCCACCTCTGAGGAGACTATGCAGAGGTTGAAGACACAGCAGGCCGAGGACATCCAGAAGGGAAACGTTGTCAACTGTACCTGGATGTTTGAGAATCAGCCAATGGACGCTATCCGTGATGATTCCACAGAGACAAGGGAAAGTCGTACTGTGACTGATGTTCAGGGGGGCAACGTTGATAAAGGCCGCTTCATTTTTGAGACCTACTCTCTGGATCAAATTAAAGAAGAGTCAACTGAGACTGATATTTCTAAACTCACCAGTATCTTTAGAGATGAAGTAGAGAGGGGGGATGTGAAAaattatactatgatgtttgaAACTCAGCCGCTGTATGCCATCTGTGACAAAGAGGGCCATTATCATGAAGTAACGACAGTTACCAAGGAAGAAATCATTAGAGGAGATGTGGTCGGGGCTCGATGGCTGTTCGAGACAAAGCCTCTGGATTCAATTAGAGATTCAGAGGAGGTCTACGTTATTAAAGCTGTGACTGAGGAAGGCATCAACAAAGGAGACGTTAGCTCCGCGAGGTGGAGGTTTGAAACGCAACCTCTGGATGAAATTACAGAGGATATAAAAGTCAGGTCGAAAACAGTCGCAGATATCCAAGGCGGTGATGTGAAGACAAATAAGCAGCGATTTGAGACTGATGAGATGTCTCAAAAGTACATCAGAACTGTTAGCGTGAGTGAAATTCAAAAAGGCGATGTCAGATCTGCCACGTGGATGTTTGAAACACGCACAATTGATGAGATTCGCGGCGAAGGCACAGAGTATGATGGCATGGAGAAAGTGACAAAAGAGGAAGTAATGAAAGGGGATGTCAAACAGTCTGTGTGGCTCTTTGAGAAGCAGCCTCTTGACAGCATCAAAGAGACTGATGGCACAGAGCTTGTAGTCACAAAGGAGGAAATCCCACAGGCCGATGTGAAGACGACAACATGGCTATTTGAAACTACTCCATTTCACAATTTCAACGAGAGCAGCatggaaaaaacagaaataattggTAAAAGCATCAAAGAGACTCTTCAGGAGCTTTACAGTCAGAAAATGGTGGACTCCCAAGGTGTTCTTATTGAAGCAGATGAGATTGGCGATGTCCGCATGGCGAAGTATAAACTCATGAACCAGGAGGCTCCACAAATCCAAAAAGAAGAGATTATCAGAGGAGATCTGAGCAACATAATGATGAATCTCCTGAATCGCAGGGAGTCCACTGAAAGGGGGATAACCATTGACAGGGAGGAGCGGGGTAACATCAACACCACAGTGAAGCAGCTTTTCAACCAGGAAAAGGGAATCAATGTAGAGAAAGAGGAGATTGTCCGCGGTGACATTCAAGAGGCCGTAAACAAGCTGCTCAAGACTGAAGGCTCCTCAAAGCGTGGCATTCTGATTCAAGAGGATGAGAAAGGAGACGTGAGGATGACTATCTATTCCCTCTTGAATAAAGGGGAGAGGGctagcacagagagagaggatatTGTTCAAGGAAACGTGAGCAAAACCCTTCATCGTCTCCTCTCCAACTCAGGAGGAGAAGACTCTAAGAAGATAAAGGTCGCAGACACTGAGAGGGGCAATGTCAGCTTTTACTCCACATGCATTGAGTCGGGAGCCTTGGATTACCTGAAGCAGCTTCAGTATGAACCCGATGAAGCTCAGGAAAAGGTGGAAAAGGAGCGCATCATAGGTGGAGACGTTCATGAAACAAAAATCTTGCTGCGGAAGAATCAGCAGCAGATTGGGCGCACAGTGGCAGAGGACGATATAGTTCCTGGTGACGTACACAGCAATGTTAAAGTCTTTATGACCCAGCCTGCTGTTACCTTCAAAAACCTAGAGAAAAAGGATATTGTTAAAGGTGACCTTAGCGCAGCCCTGGATTCACTGACCCAAGCCATAAATCAGAAAGTGGTAATAGAGAAAGAGGAGGTGGTGAAGGGAGACATACCCACTACTCTGAGGTCTCTGGAGGAGGCCCAGCATCTAGCCAAAGAAGTAGAAAAGCCTGAAATCATCAGGGGAGACATCAGAGGTGCTCTTGAGTCACTGGAGAAATCTGCAACCACCAATACGGAAGCAACTATTGAAGATCTAGTGCCAGGTGACATCAAAGGGACCCTGAAGTCCCTGGAGGAGGCGAAGCAAGCTGTGAAAGAGGTAGAAAAAGAGGAGATTCTCAGAGGAGACATCCACACCGCCATGCAAAGTTTACAGGAGGCATCGAGTGAGAAAAAGACTTACCAGCATCAAGTGAGCGAACAAGGGGATGTTAAAGCCACTATCCAGCTCTTGCTAGAGCCGACGACTTCTCCCAAAATGCAGCGAAGGGGGAGCATTGAAGGAGATGTGAAAACATCCATAAAATGTCTTTATGAAGGACAGGAGACAACGCAGCTGGAAAAAGAGGAGGTAGTAAAAGGGGACGTTCAAGGGGCAATAAAGAATCTAATGCAAAGAAAACAGTATTCAAATACGAAGCGCTCACATTCCTCGAAGAAAGCAAAAGTGCCCGTGAAACATCCATTAACTGTAAAGCAAGCGGAGCATGAATGCTTACATGAAGCCAAGATTGAGAGTGTAGCAGTCAATCCAGCCCCCGCTGTGAAAAAGCTCTCTCAGAGCGGTGAGtcacagaggcacacacagaggcacaacGAAAGCAAATCGGTGAGAACACAGGTAATAACCCAAGAGGACCACTCTGTTACTGTAGCCAAAACAGACAATCCTACTGGGGCCTCTCAACACAAGAGCATGAAAGAGCAGAAACAGAAAGCGTTGCCCCCACAGAAAATACAAGCTCCTAAGCCTATTATGATAAAGAATAAACAAATGACTAATAACGATCAAACAGAGACGAAAGCAGCTGATGTGAATGTGATGAAAGAGGTGCAAAATACATCACAGACCAGCACTTCAAACAGGCAAATATGTGAGACAAAGacaatcaaacagatgcagACGACAGTGATGGAGAAAACTGTCATGCAGAAGCAAAGTGTATCAGAGCAAAAGCAAACGGAGAATAAGGCGCTcacacaaaagcacaacatGAAAAATATGAAGGGTGATTACCGTAACCTTGACATGAGAGGGAAAGGTGTGGTGAAAAAGGCAAAGCCGGAGATTCatttcccccctcctccctcctcaccGCCTCCACCCTCAGAGTCGGagctctccctccctccaccgCCGTCGCCCTTGCTGGACAGCCCAGTGCCCCCTCCTTCTATCATGAGGCAGGACAGCGACCTcccacctccaccacctccacctcccatGGAATGTAAATCTGAGCCTGagtttttccctcctcctccacctcctccgcCTCCACCCACAGAGAGCGGGCAAGATtttctccctccacctccctcgcAGCAAGAGCTTAATGCCATGCCTCAGCCTCCGCCTGCAAAGCTGGGGAAACCCATCGGGAAGCCTTTATTCAAAGTGCCCAAGCAGCCAGAAACACCAAAGCAGCACATACAAGTTAAACCCAAATGGCAGAAAAAGCAGCCGACTCcctcaccacctccacctccaccaccacctccacctcagcTCCCTTCTGATCAAGCAGAAACAGTATCAACAGAGCGCAAAGAAGGAGCTAAAGTTCAGGAggtgaaaaaagaaacaaccaaACAGATTGAAATAAGCAAACAGTCTGAATCAACAGCAGTGTcgatgacaaaaataccaagcATCCCAGCTGTGAAGCCGATGCAAAGAGAGAGCCCgcagccacctaaaaaagtgtTTGTCCCTCCGATTAAACTGCCCCCAACTCCTGAACCCACTCCAGCTTCAAAGCCTAGACCGTACGCTCGCAAATTTAAAACCCCTCTCATGCTTGCAGAGGAACGATACCGCCAGCAGCTGGAGAAACAAGAAGAAGGGAGGAGTAATGTCACAACTCCCACTACTCCACCAATTAATGCCAGTCCTGAGCTTTCTGTAACAcagaaaactgaaaaagaaGTGGTCACAGAAGAAACTAAAGCAAAAACCGAAGAAGTTAAGACTGTTTCCAAAGAAGGAACATCGCCTGGCAAGAAAACGCCTTCCCAGATCCCTTTAAGCAAGCCCCTGATCTCAGTGGAAAATAAGAAATCTGCATCTGCATCTTCAAATGTGTCCTTGGATAAGAAGCATGTTGCCAGCCAGCACTCCTCAGAAAAAGTACTCGCCTCAACTGATGTGGTTAAAAAGAGTCAAACCGCCCCCAAGAATCAGGCAGTTTCTGTTTCTAAGTCTAACCGCGAGGCCTCGAATATTGAAGTCCAGTCATGCTCTAACGTGGTCACTTCTTCAGTCAcggagcagcagcagtttattAAGAAATCCAGCACCAGGTCTATCGCTGCCACACAGAGTGCTGTCCAGGAAAATGTAAATCTTCAAAGCGAGAGTGCGGTCACATTGAAAGCTGAAGATGTAAAGAATATTAATGCGCCTCTGACACAGGAGGGGAAAATGAGTCCCTCTCAGCCCACTAAAATTCCAAAAGTAACTCCAAGTTTCAAGGTGAAAACCTTTAAGATGCCAgcagagaagaaagaggagaaatgtgACAGTGCAATGAAAAGTGAAATGCATTTACAGCAAGAGAAAAGTAACGTATCACAGAAAAGTGAAACAAAAGTGAGTCAGGAGAGCAGCCAGCTGACGTCAGCAAGAACTGAGGTGACAACagaaatgaaaggaaaggagaagaaaagTCACGTTACTCCACCTGTGAAAGAAGCTGAAGTGGAGGTTCACGTGAAGAAGGGAAAGCAGCTGCAGAAGAATGAGACTGAACTAAAGCTGTCACCATCAGTTACTGCCTTAATTCCTAAGGTGGCTAAGATAACATCTGCAGCAACTCATCAAGGACAAGGCCATGTATCTGTCTCCCACAGTCAGCAGAGCATGACGGCAGAGCACATTCAAAAACACGAGGAGGTGGTTGTGACTGAGAGTGTGGTACAGAAAAGCTTTCAAAAGCAAGAGGCTGTTcagatgcaaaaacaaataaaggtaCAAGCAGCAGAAACCAATAAAATGCAGATAAAGGCAGTAAAGTCAAAAGGTGAGTCTAAGGATGTGGCTGTGCAAGGGAAGGGGAAAATGGCCCATAAAGACGAGGCTCATTCAGAAGAAATCACAGATTTGgagaaatgtaatgtaatgcagAAGCTGCTCGCTCAAATAAAAGAGCTCGAGGGCACACCGAGCAAAATAGACTCCAACGCTGTCAGGATGATTATAAGCGAACTCCCTGACTGGGCGATGGGCTCGGATGAGAAAAAGAATTTAAGTGAAATTGCTAAACAGCAAAGCAAGAAAAAGCTGAGAGAGATGATGGTCtatgtgaaaaatattttccAAGCAAAGCTCACATTTTTGGAGGAAACCTTGACAGCCGTGGAGAAGCAGGGGACAGCAAAAGATGAACCGCCAGCGCCGCCCCCACCTCCTCCAAAACCAGACAATAGAGTTTTTAGCGGAGCAAAGATATCAAAGATCAGTATCGGCTCCTCTAAAAGTGAAAAGAAGGTGGCAGAGGAGAAAAAGTCACCTCAAGAGAGGAAAGTGCATCAGGAGCTGAGCGAGGCGCCTGATCAGAGAGTGTCCTCCCCTTTGGCGAGCATCCGCACTCCATCACCTACTTTTATAAGCATTGAGTCAAGGAAGGTAGACTCGCCACTCAGAGTGACCCCTTCTCCTCCGCCATACAAGTCAGTTGGGACACCTCCGCCGCCTCCTCGCAAGTCATACACGCCCACATCTACCTTTAGCAGGGCCACGCCATCTCCTACCCTGAGCCGCTCGGAGAAGCTGATGAAACTGAGGGACACCACCTCCAAACTTTCTCGTGGAGTGACGCCTCCACCTCCCATGCCGGTGCCAGAGTTCTTTGAAAGGGAGCGTTCGTCCCCATTTAGCGACAGGGGGACTCCAGTAGAGAGAGATGAGCGAGGATCGGTGGACGTCGCAGAAATGGTGGACTCTATGATGACAGTGAGGGATAAGAAGTCTTTCTTTGAGGAGGCACAGAAGGCGGAGGTGAGTAAGATGTACATGCGGAAGGACCCCATCGATATCCCTGAACGTCTGGGACCTGACACAGAGGAAGCCACTGAGACTGTGACTATAGACATACTGAAAGAGGATCTCCCAAGAGTCGACCTGTCTAAGCTGGTGAACAAATTTGAATCTCCACGACCAAAAGTCTACACCAGAAAAGATCCTATTGTGATCACGGAGAGGCTGGGGAGCGATACGGAGGATGCTGAGGCCGAGCCGCCAAAAACTGACGAGATCCCGTCATTCAACGTTAAAGCGATCAAGTATGTGTTTGAGACAGGAGAGCATAGTTCTCAGGCGGCCCGAGAGCTCAGAGAACAAATAGAAAGAAGAGAACCTGAACCAGCCCATTCTGAGCCGGTGGGTCACTCCGAGACGACAGCAGTCACCGAGCAATTCTGCAGCATTGACGACTTCGGAAACATGACAAGCGGGACAATGAGTGAGATGCATTCTGGGAGCTCCCTGACCCGCGGTAACCCTCCATCCTACGCTGATGTGGTGAGAGGCGCAGTTCCAACTGTTGCCGTGCCCCCCGAGGCCTCTACTGAGGAGCTGCTGAGAAACTTCCAGCAGTCGTGGGCCGAGAGTCAAGGAGTTTTCCAGAACCTGGGTTTCAGTGTCACGGAGCAGAGGACCTCGCAGATTGTAACACATCAGCAGCAAACCGTCATGACGG AAAATTCGAGTTCCAGAGTCCGAACTGTGCAGGGTGTGTCGGAAGAGGGTGTACCCGATGGAGTCGCTGATCGCGGACAAACAAAACTTCCATAA